From the Accumulibacter sp. genome, one window contains:
- a CDS encoding alkyl/aryl-sulfatase, whose translation MTRTRLIPTAVAALCVTTQAIAATPSKPATPFTRQANQQVLQELPFADRQDFEDAQRGLIASEDVVTIKDARGNVVWDLEQYKKYISLDKAAPDTVNPSLWRNAQLGMLNGLFKVTDRIYQVRGYDLSNISFVQGDTGWIVFDPLISPETARAGLDLINRQLGKRPVVAVVYSHSHVDHYGGVRGIVDAVEVAAGKVQILAPEHFTEHAVSENVIAGNAMARRAVYMYGALLPRNARGGVNGGLGMTTSTGLAGLILPTREIRKTGEEVAIDGVRMVFQMTPGTEAPAEMNTWFPQFKALWMAENATNTMHNILTLRGAQVRDALKWAGYLNETIETWGGDVEVKFQSHHWPRWGNANVVDYFKKQRDLYKYTHDQSVRLMNQGYTGEEISEMIRLPAELSNFWPNRGYYGTLRHNSRAVYQRYMGWYNGNPSNLNNLPPEMVGPKYVEFMGGEAVLLKKARASFDKGEYRWVAEVLKHAVFANPKNAEARELLADTLEQLGYQAESGPCRSVYLQGAYELRNGVPSAGGTQTATPDTIRAMSPAMLFDYLAVRLNAGRAAGKKYAINIDFPDLQQAYTLSVENAVLNHTRKQWPQADVSLSMDKATLNAIQLKETSLEKAVADGKLKITGNAAVFEDFMASLDSFDFWFNIVTP comes from the coding sequence ATGACCCGAACGCGCCTCATCCCCACTGCTGTTGCCGCCCTTTGCGTCACCACTCAGGCCATCGCCGCGACGCCATCCAAGCCGGCGACGCCGTTCACCCGGCAGGCCAACCAGCAGGTCCTGCAGGAACTGCCGTTCGCCGACAGGCAGGACTTCGAGGATGCGCAGCGCGGCCTGATCGCCAGCGAGGACGTGGTGACGATCAAGGACGCCAGGGGCAACGTCGTCTGGGATCTCGAGCAGTACAAGAAATACATCAGTCTCGACAAGGCGGCGCCGGACACGGTGAATCCCAGTCTCTGGCGCAATGCGCAGTTGGGCATGCTCAACGGCCTGTTCAAGGTCACCGACCGCATCTACCAGGTGCGCGGCTACGACCTGTCAAACATCAGCTTCGTGCAGGGCGACACCGGCTGGATCGTATTCGATCCGCTGATCTCCCCCGAGACCGCACGTGCCGGCCTCGATCTGATCAACAGGCAACTCGGCAAGCGGCCGGTGGTCGCCGTCGTCTACAGCCACTCGCACGTCGACCATTACGGCGGCGTGCGTGGCATCGTCGATGCCGTCGAGGTCGCAGCCGGCAAGGTGCAGATCCTGGCGCCCGAGCACTTCACCGAGCATGCGGTTTCCGAGAACGTGATCGCCGGCAACGCGATGGCGCGCCGGGCGGTGTACATGTACGGCGCGCTCCTGCCGCGCAACGCCCGGGGTGGCGTCAATGGCGGCCTCGGCATGACCACCTCGACCGGCCTCGCCGGCCTCATCCTGCCCACGCGCGAGATCAGGAAGACCGGCGAGGAAGTGGCCATCGACGGCGTCAGGATGGTGTTCCAGATGACCCCGGGCACCGAGGCGCCGGCCGAGATGAACACCTGGTTCCCGCAGTTCAAGGCGCTGTGGATGGCCGAGAACGCGACCAACACGATGCACAACATCCTGACCCTGCGCGGCGCCCAGGTGCGCGACGCACTGAAGTGGGCCGGCTACCTGAACGAAACGATCGAGACTTGGGGCGGCGACGTCGAGGTGAAGTTCCAGTCGCACCACTGGCCGCGCTGGGGCAACGCCAACGTCGTTGACTACTTCAAGAAGCAGCGCGATCTCTACAAGTACACGCACGACCAGTCGGTGCGCCTGATGAACCAGGGCTACACCGGCGAGGAAATCTCGGAAATGATCAGGCTGCCGGCCGAGCTCAGCAATTTCTGGCCGAACCGCGGCTACTACGGCACGCTGCGCCACAACAGCCGCGCCGTCTACCAGCGCTACATGGGCTGGTACAACGGCAACCCGTCCAACCTGAACAACCTGCCGCCGGAAATGGTCGGCCCGAAGTACGTCGAGTTCATGGGCGGCGAGGCCGTATTGCTCAAGAAGGCGCGCGCTTCGTTCGACAAGGGCGAATACCGCTGGGTCGCGGAAGTCCTGAAGCATGCCGTCTTCGCCAACCCGAAGAATGCCGAAGCCAGGGAACTGCTCGCCGACACCCTCGAGCAACTTGGCTACCAGGCCGAATCCGGCCCGTGCCGCTCGGTCTACCTGCAGGGCGCCTACGAGTTGCGCAATGGCGTGCCTTCGGCCGGCGGCACGCAGACGGCGACACCCGACACCATCCGCGCGATGTCGCCGGCAATGCTCTTCGACTATCTGGCGGTGCGCCTGAACGCCGGCAGGGCGGCCGGCAAGAAGTACGCGATCAACATCGACTTCCCCGATCTGCAGCAGGCCTACACGCTGTCGGTGGAGAACGCCGTGCTCAATCACACGCGCAAGCAGTGGCCGCAGGCCGATGTCTCGCTGAGCATGGACAAGGCGACGCTGAACGCCATCCAGCTGAAGGAAACGTCGCTCGAGAAGGCGGTCGCCGACGGCAAGCTGAAGATCACCGGCAACGCCGCCGTCTTCGAGGACTTCATGGCCTCGCTCGACAGCTTCGACTTCTGGTTCAACATCGTCACGCCTTGA
- a CDS encoding BrnT family toxin: MSTHLLWDDAKREANLDKHGLDFADQPMVLESPYRLDARSVRGGEPRMQSFAYVCDVLTVLTVLTVVHTTRGNAWRIVSFRPASEEERSAYHDWLEEDFNGEQ; the protein is encoded by the coding sequence ATGAGCACGCACTTGCTTTGGGACGACGCCAAGCGGGAAGCCAATCTTGACAAGCACGGGCTTGATTTCGCAGATCAGCCGATGGTACTGGAAAGCCCATATCGCCTTGACGCGAGAAGCGTACGTGGTGGCGAACCACGGATGCAGTCGTTCGCGTATGTTTGCGATGTGCTGACGGTACTGACGGTACTGACGGTGGTGCATACCACTCGCGGGAATGCCTGGCGAATTGTCAGTTTCCGACCGGCGAGCGAAGAGGAAAGGAGCGCCTACCATGACTGGCTCGAAGAGGACTTCAATGGCGAGCAATGA
- a CDS encoding ABC transporter permease: MQVISFSWRMLRRDARGGELRLLATALAVAVAALTAVGFFADRVRQALDRESHQLLGADLLLTADQPWPANIVARARALGLQEVATVTFPSMVTHGEGDALRAQLSEIKAVAAGYPLRGSLRVAPALNAVDAPAVGIPPPGTTWIDERLASALGAEVGDRIAVGQTTLRVGAVLTLEPDRGINFFSVAPRLLMNLDDLPATALLQVGSRVAYRLLLAGDLPLVKRFQREIEGQLARGQRVEDPQNGRPEIRSALDRAQKFLGLAALLTVVLAAVAVALAARRYVQRHLDPCAVMRCLGATQALLLRLHLGQFAVLGLLAALGGCVLGYVAHFALHAWLAQLLATPLPSPGPMPALQGIAVGLLLLFGFAVPPLLQLNRVPTLRVLRRELGSPQGGTVVGYLLGFLALAGLMFWVAGEVELGAWVLAGFSMAMLLFAIAARIAIRLAAALRGGGRAFGGAGIGWRYGLASLERRAHASVVQIVALALGFMALLLLTAVRGDLLDAWRQAVPADAPNRFVVNIQPEQVEAVRSALLAQGVSAELAPMVRGRLLRINGAEVRAANYTDDRAQRLVEREFNLSMRPDLPAGNSLAGGRWFLPGELAGRAQEAPASVEEGLARTLGLVVGDRIDFGVAGEMIGLKIVGLRKVNWDTMRVNFFVLTPPVVLEGHPASWITSFHLPAERADVVNRLVRDFPNLTVIDVAAILRQLQSIMEQVAKAVQFVFLFTLAAGGIVLYAALASATEERRYELAVMRALGARREQLRRALLAEFAAIGAFAGLIAALAAIAVGQFLAQQVFRFEVAVDLWLLPLAIGCGALLVTAVGWFAAARLLQSAPLDALRAGSS, translated from the coding sequence ATGCAAGTGATCTCCTTTTCCTGGCGCATGCTGCGCCGCGACGCGCGCGGTGGTGAGTTGCGTCTGTTGGCAACGGCGCTGGCGGTAGCCGTCGCCGCGCTGACCGCGGTCGGCTTCTTCGCCGACCGGGTCCGACAGGCGCTCGATCGCGAGTCGCATCAGCTGCTCGGAGCCGATCTCCTGTTGACTGCCGATCAGCCGTGGCCGGCGAACATCGTCGCGCGCGCCCGCGCGCTCGGCCTGCAGGAGGTTGCGACCGTGACCTTCCCGAGCATGGTGACGCATGGCGAGGGCGACGCCCTGCGCGCGCAACTCAGCGAGATCAAGGCCGTCGCTGCCGGCTATCCACTGCGCGGTTCGCTGCGCGTCGCGCCGGCGCTGAATGCAGTCGATGCGCCGGCAGTGGGAATCCCGCCGCCCGGCACGACCTGGATCGACGAACGGCTGGCGTCGGCGCTCGGCGCCGAGGTCGGTGACCGGATCGCTGTCGGACAGACGACGCTGCGGGTGGGCGCAGTGCTGACGCTCGAGCCCGACCGCGGCATCAACTTCTTCAGCGTCGCACCACGCCTGCTGATGAATCTCGACGATCTGCCGGCGACGGCGCTGCTGCAGGTCGGCAGTCGGGTGGCGTACCGCCTGCTGCTGGCTGGTGATCTGCCGCTGGTCAAGCGCTTCCAGCGCGAGATCGAAGGACAGCTGGCACGCGGGCAGCGGGTCGAGGATCCGCAGAACGGGCGTCCCGAAATTCGCAGCGCGCTCGATCGGGCGCAAAAGTTCCTTGGCCTGGCGGCACTGCTGACCGTGGTATTGGCGGCGGTGGCGGTGGCGCTGGCCGCTCGCCGTTACGTGCAGCGCCACCTCGATCCCTGCGCCGTGATGCGCTGCCTCGGCGCGACGCAGGCGCTGTTGTTGCGCCTGCATCTCGGCCAGTTCGCCGTCCTTGGCCTGCTCGCTGCCCTCGGCGGATGTGTCCTCGGCTACGTCGCGCATTTCGCCCTGCATGCGTGGCTGGCACAACTGCTGGCGACACCGCTGCCGTCGCCGGGGCCAATGCCGGCGCTGCAGGGTATCGCCGTCGGTCTGCTGCTGCTCTTCGGCTTCGCCGTACCGCCCTTGCTGCAGCTCAACCGGGTGCCGACCTTGCGCGTCCTGCGCCGTGAACTCGGCAGTCCGCAGGGCGGTACCGTCGTCGGCTACCTGCTGGGTTTCCTGGCTCTGGCCGGACTGATGTTCTGGGTTGCCGGCGAGGTCGAACTGGGTGCCTGGGTGCTCGCCGGCTTCAGCATGGCGATGCTGCTGTTTGCCATCGCGGCACGCATTGCCATCCGGCTGGCAGCAGCGCTGCGCGGCGGTGGCCGTGCGTTCGGCGGGGCAGGGATCGGCTGGCGTTACGGGCTGGCGAGCCTCGAGCGACGGGCGCACGCCAGCGTCGTGCAGATCGTCGCCCTGGCGCTCGGCTTCATGGCCTTGCTCTTGCTGACGGCGGTGCGTGGTGACCTGCTCGATGCCTGGCGGCAGGCGGTGCCGGCGGATGCGCCCAACCGCTTCGTCGTCAACATCCAGCCCGAACAGGTCGAGGCGGTGCGCTCGGCGCTCTTGGCGCAAGGGGTGTCGGCCGAGCTGGCGCCGATGGTGCGCGGCCGGCTGCTGCGCATCAACGGCGCCGAGGTCCGTGCTGCCAACTACACGGACGATCGCGCGCAGCGACTGGTCGAGCGTGAATTCAACCTGTCGATGCGGCCGGACCTGCCCGCCGGCAACAGCCTCGCCGGCGGTCGCTGGTTCCTGCCGGGAGAACTCGCCGGTCGGGCGCAGGAGGCGCCGGCATCGGTCGAGGAGGGGTTGGCGCGGACCCTCGGGTTGGTCGTCGGCGATCGCATCGACTTCGGCGTCGCCGGGGAGATGATCGGCCTGAAGATCGTTGGTTTGCGCAAGGTCAACTGGGACACCATGCGCGTCAACTTCTTCGTCCTGACGCCGCCAGTGGTTCTCGAAGGCCATCCGGCAAGCTGGATCACGAGTTTTCACCTGCCAGCGGAGAGAGCGGACGTGGTCAATCGGCTGGTACGAGATTTCCCGAACCTGACCGTCATCGATGTCGCCGCGATCCTGCGCCAACTGCAGTCGATCATGGAACAGGTGGCGAAGGCGGTGCAGTTCGTCTTCCTGTTCACGCTCGCGGCAGGCGGCATCGTCCTCTATGCCGCGCTCGCTTCAGCAACCGAGGAGCGGCGCTACGAGCTGGCGGTCATGCGCGCGCTGGGTGCCCGGCGCGAACAGTTGCGGCGCGCGCTGCTGGCCGAGTTCGCCGCCATCGGCGCCTTTGCCGGGTTGATCGCCGCCCTCGCAGCGATCGCCGTCGGCCAGTTCCTGGCGCAGCAGGTGTTCCGTTTCGAGGTGGCGGTCGACCTTTGGCTGCTGCCGCTGGCGATCGGTTGTGGTGCCCTGCTGGTGACTGCTGTCGGCTGGTTCGCTGCCGCCCGCCTGCTGCAGAGTGCTCCGCTCGATGCGCTGCGCGCCGGCAGCAGCTAG
- a CDS encoding metal-dependent hydrolase, with protein sequence MDPLTHALLGATAAQAALGHRLGRQAWLPGALGGLLPDADILIRSTADPLLAIEYHRHFTHAFAFIPVGGVVAASPWLVQRRYRADWRPLLAAATIGCATHGLLDACTNYGTHLLWPFSTLRVAWHWLTTIGPLLTLALLAGLLVAVRRRSRLPAVLSLLFALGYVGVAAWQRERALDLQELIAAARGHPVVRAEMFPSVGNPVVWRSVYQSGTTLYSDRLRVLDSAGSLWKPGSTLELLLAADLPPAAAADARVRRDFARFSYFSSGWTALSDSDASVIGDARYSLSRDSFEPIWGIRFHPGSATPTEWVDQTGRNRVPVGELWREIRGTADGYRGLPAPGRVDAVAVARDSSG encoded by the coding sequence ATGGACCCACTGACGCACGCGCTGCTCGGCGCGACAGCCGCGCAGGCGGCTCTCGGCCACCGGCTCGGCCGCCAAGCCTGGCTGCCCGGCGCCCTGGGCGGTCTGCTGCCCGACGCCGACATCCTCATCCGCAGCACCGCCGACCCGTTGCTGGCGATCGAGTATCACCGCCACTTCACGCACGCCTTCGCCTTCATCCCGGTCGGCGGTGTCGTCGCCGCTTCACCATGGCTCGTGCAGCGGCGCTACCGTGCCGACTGGCGGCCGCTGCTTGCCGCGGCGACCATCGGTTGCGCGACGCATGGGCTGCTCGACGCCTGCACGAACTACGGGACGCACCTGCTCTGGCCGTTCTCGACGCTGCGCGTCGCCTGGCACTGGCTGACGACGATCGGGCCCCTGCTGACGCTGGCGCTGCTCGCCGGGTTGCTGGTCGCCGTCCGCCGGCGGTCGCGCCTGCCGGCGGTGCTGTCCTTGTTGTTCGCTCTCGGCTATGTCGGCGTTGCGGCCTGGCAGCGCGAGCGCGCGCTCGATCTGCAGGAGCTGATCGCCGCAGCGCGCGGCCACCCGGTGGTGCGCGCCGAGATGTTTCCGAGCGTTGGCAATCCGGTCGTCTGGCGATCGGTGTATCAGTCGGGGACGACGCTGTACAGCGACCGCCTGCGCGTTCTCGACAGTGCGGGCAGCCTGTGGAAGCCGGGCAGCACACTGGAATTGCTGCTCGCAGCGGATCTGCCGCCGGCGGCAGCGGCCGATGCGCGCGTGCGGCGGGACTTCGCCCGCTTCAGCTATTTTTCCAGCGGCTGGACCGCGCTGTCCGACAGCGATGCGAGCGTGATCGGTGACGCGCGCTACTCGCTCTCGCGCGATTCCTTCGAGCCGATCTGGGGAATCCGTTTCCACCCCGGCAGCGCGACGCCGACCGAGTGGGTCGACCAGACGGGGCGCAATCGCGTGCCGGTGGGCGAGCTCTGGCGCGAGATTCGCGGCACCGCCGACGGTTACCGCGGCCTGCCGGCGCCGGGCAGGGTCGATGCCGTGGCGGTCGCGCGGGACAGCAGTGGCTGA
- a CDS encoding LysR family transcriptional regulator, with translation MDIDIRLIRHVLALARQRNFARAAEQLHLSQPALSRSIARLEETLGVALFDRTPEGAIPTAYGRVVIERGQDILRRGQELQRELDLLQGLESGAVSIVAGPFPHAISAGIAVSRLLAAHGGLRVRLAQQSPRGAVAPVLDGSVDLGIADLREWGDDPRLQTEPLPPHVGIWVARADHPLAGRRDLALADVLAYRLICAVLPSQLAEHFGDCPAAGQADPEQGVFYPAVTLDTVSFGPLIAAASDAIMLTTVGIAAQGLQRGELAILDLHLPWQRTAYGFLTRSGRTPSPATLAYMDCVRAVEAEAMDEERRLLAHHLGPGFPATGRWTRALVKPRQPRIGSEKQGAKTRGGP, from the coding sequence ATGGATATCGACATCCGCCTGATCCGGCACGTGCTGGCGCTCGCCCGCCAGCGCAATTTCGCGCGCGCCGCCGAGCAGTTGCACCTGTCACAACCGGCCCTGTCGCGCAGCATCGCCCGCCTCGAAGAGACGCTCGGTGTCGCGCTGTTCGACCGTACGCCCGAGGGGGCGATCCCGACCGCCTACGGTCGCGTCGTCATCGAGCGCGGGCAGGACATCCTGCGCCGCGGGCAGGAGCTGCAGCGCGAACTGGATCTGCTGCAGGGCCTCGAGAGCGGCGCGGTGTCGATCGTTGCCGGCCCGTTCCCGCACGCCATCTCGGCCGGCATCGCCGTATCGCGTTTGCTCGCCGCGCACGGCGGGCTGCGTGTCCGGCTGGCGCAACAGAGCCCGCGCGGTGCGGTCGCGCCGGTACTCGACGGCTCGGTCGACCTCGGCATCGCCGACCTGCGCGAATGGGGCGACGATCCGCGCCTGCAGACCGAGCCGTTGCCGCCCCACGTCGGCATCTGGGTGGCACGCGCCGACCACCCGCTGGCCGGACGACGCGATCTCGCGCTCGCCGATGTGCTCGCCTACCGCCTGATCTGCGCCGTGCTGCCGAGCCAACTCGCCGAGCATTTCGGCGACTGTCCGGCAGCGGGGCAGGCCGATCCGGAGCAAGGGGTCTTCTACCCGGCGGTGACGCTCGACACGGTGAGCTTCGGGCCGCTGATCGCCGCTGCGTCGGACGCGATCATGCTGACCACCGTCGGCATCGCCGCGCAGGGGCTGCAACGGGGCGAACTGGCGATCCTCGACCTGCACCTGCCGTGGCAGCGAACTGCCTACGGGTTCCTGACCCGCAGCGGCCGCACGCCGTCGCCGGCGACGCTGGCGTACATGGACTGCGTGCGCGCCGTCGAGGCGGAGGCGATGGACGAGGAGCGCCGCCTCCTCGCCCACCACCTCGGGCCCGGTTTTCCGGCGACCGGCCGATGGACACGAGCACTCGTCAAGCCGCGTCAACCTCGGATTGGGTCCGAGAAACAAGGGGCCAAAACAAGAGGCGGTCCATAA
- a CDS encoding GNAT family N-acetyltransferase — MTRFSIISLSDEHDRSSFESTSPILDRYFREQATQDVRRLVTACYVAMPLDTVLVAGFYTLAAGSVVVSDLPEAMAKKLPRYPAVPVARLGRLAVDRRFTGQQLGPALLWDAAQRALASSLAAFALVVDAKKDDGAAAFYRHHGFIPCADQALQLFLPLASFRSRI, encoded by the coding sequence GTGACCCGTTTTTCCATCATTTCGCTATCCGACGAGCACGACCGAAGCTCCTTTGAAAGCACCTCTCCGATCCTCGATCGGTATTTTCGTGAGCAGGCAACTCAGGACGTGCGCCGATTGGTGACCGCCTGCTACGTGGCGATGCCTTTGGATACGGTCCTTGTCGCGGGCTTCTACACTCTGGCGGCCGGCAGTGTCGTGGTCTCGGATTTGCCCGAGGCCATGGCGAAGAAGCTACCACGATACCCCGCCGTGCCCGTCGCTCGCTTGGGCCGATTGGCCGTCGATCGGCGCTTCACCGGCCAACAACTTGGCCCGGCTCTTCTCTGGGATGCCGCGCAGCGTGCCCTTGCTTCCTCCCTGGCCGCCTTTGCCCTGGTGGTTGATGCCAAGAAGGACGATGGTGCCGCCGCCTTTTACCGTCATCACGGATTCATCCCTTGCGCTGACCAGGCGCTGCAGCTCTTCTTGCCCCTGGCCAGCTTCCGTTCTCGTATCTGA
- a CDS encoding PEP-CTERM sorting domain-containing protein, whose product MVSKWWHSTCSISLLASALLSAAPASAGLSYSGLFTAPGSGGDNGSYYLVGQAASQSFSVPWLTEVSSLQLTLNLMPPSPWFSNNLNEPLEFSFELNGTTVGSTRYLAKNMPGQWQARDLDFDFAPLFDAGGDWTLRMVVSQAGNPCCAPGNIMLSANNPFAISIPEPNGLALVALGLVGAGLFYRRR is encoded by the coding sequence ATGGTCAGCAAGTGGTGGCACAGCACATGCAGCATATCGCTTCTCGCTTCCGCCCTGTTGTCGGCGGCGCCGGCATCGGCGGGGCTGAGCTACAGCGGGTTGTTCACGGCGCCGGGCTCGGGCGGCGACAATGGCAGTTATTACCTGGTCGGCCAGGCTGCCAGCCAGTCCTTCTCGGTTCCGTGGCTGACGGAGGTCAGTTCGCTGCAGCTCACGCTCAACCTGATGCCCCCCTCCCCCTGGTTCTCGAACAACCTCAACGAGCCGCTCGAGTTCAGCTTCGAGCTCAACGGAACGACCGTCGGCAGTACCCGCTATCTTGCCAAGAACATGCCAGGGCAGTGGCAAGCGCGCGACCTCGACTTCGACTTCGCGCCGCTGTTCGACGCTGGCGGTGACTGGACGCTGCGCATGGTCGTGAGCCAGGCGGGCAATCCCTGCTGTGCCCCCGGCAACATCATGCTGTCTGCGAACAATCCGTTCGCGATCTCGATTCCGGAACCGAACGGGCTCGCGCTGGTCGCGCTCGGCCTCGTCGGCGCCGGCCTGTTCTACCGCCGCCGCTGA
- a CDS encoding N-acetylmuramoyl-L-alanine amidase has translation MTLRIENHKLVGDQVSHRDTPNRGGAMTPSYLVLHYTAGRSLESSVESLCTRKPQGNASAHLVLGRDGRIVQLAPFNIVTWHAGVSQWAGLVGLNSHSIGIEMDNAGLLKRVGSQYQAWFGKAYPEDEVLMAAHRNGGPVSPWHAYSEVQIERAIELADLLVEHYGLKDVLGHEDIAPGRKTDPGPAFPLAALKSRVLGREDDAPPRYVVTASSLNIRKGPDASFEPVAAALRKGTEVFLLEARDRWSLVEVVSNAEVEGWVSNSFIAAVAAPRAAHASPPEAAAGEAASGRSARSAAREPAEKKARRAKKHRPAKDA, from the coding sequence ATGACCCTGAGAATCGAAAACCACAAACTGGTCGGCGACCAGGTCAGCCATCGCGACACCCCGAACCGCGGTGGCGCCATGACCCCGAGCTATCTGGTGCTGCACTACACCGCCGGCCGCTCGCTCGAAAGCTCGGTCGAATCGCTGTGCACGCGGAAACCGCAGGGCAACGCTTCGGCGCACCTCGTCCTCGGACGCGACGGGCGAATCGTCCAGCTCGCTCCCTTCAACATCGTCACCTGGCATGCCGGCGTCAGCCAGTGGGCGGGCCTGGTCGGCCTCAACAGCCATTCGATCGGCATCGAGATGGACAATGCCGGCCTGCTGAAGCGGGTTGGCAGCCAGTATCAGGCCTGGTTCGGCAAGGCCTACCCGGAGGATGAGGTCCTCATGGCGGCGCACCGCAACGGCGGCCCGGTCTCTCCGTGGCACGCCTACAGCGAGGTGCAGATCGAGCGCGCGATCGAATTGGCCGACCTGCTGGTCGAGCACTACGGGTTGAAGGACGTCCTCGGGCACGAGGACATCGCTCCAGGTCGCAAGACCGACCCCGGTCCCGCCTTCCCGCTCGCCGCACTCAAGAGCCGCGTCCTCGGCCGCGAGGACGATGCACCGCCGCGCTACGTCGTCACCGCCAGCAGCCTCAACATCCGCAAGGGCCCGGACGCCAGCTTCGAGCCGGTGGCGGCGGCGCTGCGCAAGGGCACCGAAGTCTTCCTGCTCGAGGCGCGTGACCGCTGGAGCCTGGTCGAGGTGGTCAGCAACGCCGAGGTCGAGGGCTGGGTGAGCAACTCCTTCATCGCCGCCGTCGCCGCCCCGCGGGCGGCACACGCCAGCCCGCCGGAGGCGGCCGCAGGCGAAGCGGCGAGCGGCCGATCGGCGCGGTCCGCGGCCCGGGAGCCGGCGGAGAAGAAGGCTCGGCGGGCGAAGAAGCACCGCCCGGCGAAGGACGCCTGA
- a CDS encoding DUF1778 domain-containing protein: MSAEVPRTSRLETRIAPEVLAVVRRAAEMQGRSVSDFVVSAAQEAAYRAISDAQLIRLSLADQERFAAALLDPPALPAGLVRAALAHARLVSKES, from the coding sequence ATGTCTGCTGAAGTTCCTCGCACGTCCCGCCTGGAAACGCGCATCGCGCCCGAGGTCTTGGCGGTCGTTCGCCGCGCCGCTGAAATGCAAGGGCGCAGTGTCAGCGATTTCGTCGTTTCAGCGGCTCAGGAAGCGGCGTACCGAGCGATCTCCGATGCCCAGCTCATTCGCTTGTCTCTTGCCGATCAAGAGCGTTTTGCGGCCGCCTTGCTCGATCCGCCGGCCTTGCCGGCCGGTCTGGTGCGGGCCGCGCTGGCGCACGCTCGATTGGTGAGCAAGGAGTCGTGA
- a CDS encoding histidine phosphatase family protein: MTEKTLLVLRHGKSDWSTGHEDFHRPLVDRGRLGSQKMGAWLKHHKLVPDLVVSSMAERARATTVAACKAMGLPLKTVRWDERLYAAPVEDLLAALADCPKSARRVMVVGHNPGLEDLVAYLSREQLAVPDDGKLLPTSALARLEMVEGWSELTRGCGRLISLTRPGQVPEPPVTDVADEPNLGPVPDYFFTQSAVLPYRLVDGQLEIMLIASRKGTRWVVPKGVKEQDLSLRDSAAKEALEEAGVRGSVAEEPIGNYKYKKWGGVCAVTVFPMEVTESIPETEWEESHRERRWVEPKEAKRLLDERELQKMVGKLEKGVGKG, encoded by the coding sequence ATGACCGAGAAGACACTGCTGGTACTGCGGCACGGAAAGTCCGACTGGAGTACCGGCCACGAGGACTTTCACCGGCCGCTGGTCGATCGCGGCCGATTGGGCAGCCAGAAGATGGGTGCTTGGCTCAAGCATCACAAGCTGGTTCCGGATCTCGTCGTCAGCTCGATGGCGGAGCGCGCCCGCGCGACGACGGTGGCCGCCTGCAAGGCGATGGGTTTGCCCCTGAAGACCGTCCGCTGGGACGAGCGGCTCTATGCCGCGCCGGTCGAGGACCTGCTGGCGGCGCTTGCCGACTGTCCGAAGAGCGCACGACGGGTGATGGTCGTCGGTCACAATCCGGGGCTCGAGGATCTGGTCGCTTACCTGAGTCGCGAGCAGCTCGCGGTTCCGGACGATGGCAAACTGCTGCCGACCTCGGCGCTGGCGCGGCTGGAGATGGTCGAGGGCTGGTCGGAGCTGACGCGCGGCTGCGGCCGCCTGATCTCGCTGACGCGGCCGGGTCAGGTACCCGAACCGCCGGTGACCGATGTCGCCGATGAGCCAAACCTGGGTCCGGTGCCGGATTACTTCTTCACCCAGTCGGCGGTGCTGCCGTACCGGCTGGTCGATGGCCAACTCGAGATCATGCTGATCGCGTCGCGCAAGGGCACCCGCTGGGTGGTGCCGAAGGGCGTCAAGGAGCAGGATCTCTCGTTGCGCGATTCAGCTGCCAAGGAGGCGCTGGAGGAAGCCGGTGTGCGCGGCAGCGTCGCCGAGGAGCCGATCGGCAACTACAAGTACAAGAAGTGGGGCGGCGTCTGCGCGGTCACCGTATTCCCGATGGAAGTGACCGAGAGCATCCCGGAAACCGAATGGGAGGAGAGCCACCGCGAACGGCGCTGGGTCGAGCCGAAGGAAGCGAAGCGGCTGCTCGACGAACGCGAGTTGCAGAAGATGGTCGGCAAGCTGGAAAAGGGCGTCGGCAAGGGCTGA